One window of the Tachypleus tridentatus isolate NWPU-2018 chromosome 10, ASM421037v1, whole genome shotgun sequence genome contains the following:
- the LOC143228963 gene encoding LETM1 domain-containing protein 1, whose amino-acid sequence MALSVLKGQIPKLSRKYNALYFSQRLSGNVETPQPGSRYVKPLLGIKKYIAQKYSAFVEGYEQILQKNFPSAFRIYQIFSIGTKDLLTDMKEYLLISHELRHGKSVRDLTRKELETYFQTPKDMKKVAPMLIIAALPFTNYIILPLVIWFPRYVLSTHFWTIQQRVDFALQRHKKKLYNYRPVFRHLQSKVLTASDDNLRNRCAAILSQIGSGVHPRVDEILKIKSLFVDDPYGLWTLKDNHMHSLCRMHGLSTLPGKRYRLWSHAGFVREMDLAIIREGLSNMKLDELRWACFLRGLSPLGLPKSEMIMWLEQWTYIAKNIDNRSLSLLLHCPILLAYNFHSNWVLIH is encoded by the exons TGGAAATGTTGAGACGCCACAACCAGGCAGCAGGTACGTCAAACCTTTACTTGGAATCAAGAAATATATTGCCCAGAAGTATTCTGCCTTTGTTGAAGGATATGAACAAATTCTACAGAAAAATTTCCCTTCTGCTTTCaggatatatcaaatattttctattg GTACAAAAGACCTGTTAACAGATATGAAGGAATATCTCCTCATATCACACGAACTACGACATGGAAAGTCTGTACGTGATCTCACAAGGAAAGAATTGGAGACATATTTTCAG ACTCCTAAAGACATGAAGAAAGTGGCTCCCATGTTGATCATAGCTGCTTTACcttttactaattacattatacTTCCTCTTGT GATCTGGTTTCCACGTTATGTGCTTTCAACACATTTCTGGACTATCCAACAAAGAGTTGACTTTGCCCTTCAACGTCATAAGaagaaactttataattacaGACCAGTTTTTCGTCACTTACAGTCTAAAGTTTTGACCGCCTCAGATGATAACCTAAGAAATAGATGTGCAGCCATACTTTCCCAA aTAGGTAGCGGTGTTCACCCCAGAGTAGATGAAATTTTAAAGATTAAATCACTCTTTGTGGATGATCCGTATGGTTTATGGACATTAAAAGATAATCACATG CACAGTTTATGTCGGATGCATGGACTGTCCACACTTCCTGGAAAGCGATATCGGTTGTGGAGTCATGCTGGGTTTGTTAGGGAAATGGATTTGGCAATTATAAGAGAAGGACTGAGTAACATGAAGCTTGATGAGTTACGGTGG gcTTGCTTTCTGAGAGGTTTAAGTCCCCTTGGATTACCAAAGTCTGAGATGATTATGTGGCTAGAACAGTGGACTTATATAGCCAAGAACATTGACA ATCGCAGCCTCTCACTGTTACTCCACTGCCCGATTCTTCTTGCTTACAACTTCCACAGCAACTGGGTTTTGATTCATTAA